The following proteins are co-located in the Podarcis raffonei isolate rPodRaf1 chromosome 5, rPodRaf1.pri, whole genome shotgun sequence genome:
- the FGFBP3 gene encoding fibroblast growth factor-binding protein 3, with protein MRLPQTLPLTLLFLSCLEGTTGRKIKESSEKVKPASSPWAQSGQFSTRDKHLCSWQVISGEEATELLLSCHQPGEEGGKRQQCVYRGQPELCAAYSSKGRQFWKQILGKLRKKQHPCQDSSPLTSRLCSSKKGTSEAQLHLVPTAPSTDAPGATEGAAKGRSKGKGRAKDAPAPQKPPQVPRNRAISSPAKAEAPAKRNKEGKRKGGPGSSAAPIQPSSMQPTSVAGGTEQPTELNAGVVEAYCEEKWHSLCNFFVNFWNG; from the coding sequence ATGAGGCTCCCCCAAACCCTTCCGCTCACCCTTCTCTTCCTGAGCTGCCTGGAAGGCACCACCGGCCGGAAGATCAAAGAGAGCAGCGAAAAAGTGAAGCCCGCTTCCTCGCCATGGGCACAGTCTGGACAGTTCTCCACCCGTGACAAACACCTGTGCAGTTGGCAGGTGATCTCTGGCGAAGAAGCCACCGAACTCCTGCTCAGCTGCCACCAGCCTGGAGAGGAGGGTGGGAAGAGGCAGCAATGTGTCTACCGGGGCCAGCCAGAGCTATGCGCTGCCTACAGCTCCAAAGGCCGCCAGTTCTGGAAGCAGATCCTGGGCAAACTCCGCAAGAAGCAGCACCCATGCCAGGACAGCAGCCCGCTCACATCCCGGCTTTGCAGTAGCAAGAAGGGGACTTCTGAAGCGCAGCTACACCTGGTGCCCACCGCTCCCAGCACTGACGCCCCGGGGGCCACTGAGGGGGCTGCTAAAGGTAGATCCAAGGGGAAAGGCCGTGCCAAGGATGCGCCAGCCCCGCAGAAGCCACCTCAGGTGCCCAGGAACAGGGCGATCAGCAGCCCAGCCAAGGCGGAGGCCCCAGCCAAGCGAAACaaagaggggaagaggaaaggagGCCCCGGCTCCTCAGCGGCCCCAATCCAGCCCTCCAGCATGCAACCTACATCGGTCGCAGGAGGCACTGAGCAGCCCACAGAGCTCAATGCAGGCGTGGTCGAGGCCTACTGCGAAGAGAAGTGGCATTCACTATGTAACTTCTTTGTGAATTTCTGGAACGGCTGA
- the LOC128414045 gene encoding D(1) dopamine receptor-like — MENASNGSQGPLEPRAPGGNGVVLGVCFLWLLVLSTLLGNALVCMAIVRFRHLRAKVTNWFVLSLASSDLCVALLVMPWQAVTEAVGGVWLFGTRFCDTWVAADIMCSTASILHLCIISLDRYWAIASPFRYERRMTRGLASAMIALAWTLSVLISFIPVQLHWHRVEEQGGTDPQLPRCDARLNPTYAITSSLVSFYIPVSIMIGTYARIYRIAQAQIRRISSLEKAGGLGFAQGKEPASSLRSSLCKETKVLQTLSIIVGVFVCCWLPFFVLNCLLPFCEPRPSSGVSGQALCVSQTTFRVFMWLGWANSSVNPVIYAFNMDFRKAFSSLLGCHHRPCWAPGRSAVERVNLSHELVSYHHDSSSHKSGGEPVPSPLPTIAAWHRSLPHTVSSQGGGESNGGTLPENEMLSSHQATQRSNSKNLHLPALLPSECEAVVSLETLDPFAEITGH; from the coding sequence ATGGAGAACGCCTCCAACGGCAGCCAGGGGCCCCTGGAGCCCCGGGCCCCTGGCGGGAATGGGGTGGTGCTAGGCGTCTGCTTCCTCTGGCTGCTGGTTTTGAGCACCTTGCTGGGCAACGCCCTGGTCTGCATGGCCATCGTCCGGTTTCGCCACCTGCGAGCCAAAGTCACCAACTGGTTTGTGCTGTCACTGGCCTCTTCTGACCTGTGTGTGGCGCTGCTGGTCATGCCCTGGCAGGCAGTCACGGAGGCGGTGGGTGGGGTGTGGCTCTTTGGCACCCGTTTCTGCGACACGTGGGTGGCCGCCGACATCATGTGCTCCACGGCCTCCATCCTCCATCTCTGCATCATAAGCCTCGACCGCTACTGGGCCATCGCCAGCCCCTTCCGCTACGAGCGGCGGATGACCCGGGGCCTGGCCTCCGCCATGATTGCCCTGGCCTGGACCCTCTCTGTCCTCATCTCCTTCATCCCTGTCCAGCTCCATTGGCACAGAGTTGAGGAGCAGGGGGGGACTGACCCACAGTTGCCACGTTGTGACGCCCGGCTCAACCCCACGTATGCCATCACCTCCTCCCTGGTCAGCTTCTACATCCCCGTGTCCATCATGATTGGCACTTACGCAAGGATCTACCGCATCGCCCAGGCTCAGATCCGCCGCATCTCGTCTCTGGAAAAGGCCGGAGGGCTGGGCTTTGCGCAGGGGAAAGAGCCCGCCTCTTCGCTGCGCAGCTCGCTCTGCAAGGAAACCAAGGTCCTCCAGACGTTGTCCATCATCGTGGGGGTATTTGTCTGCTGCTGGCTGCCCTTTTTTGTCCTTAACTGCCTGCTACCCTTTTGTGAACCAAGGCCAAGCAGCGGGGTTTCTGGGCAAGCTCTCTGCGTCAGCCAGACGACTTTCCGTGTTTTCATGTGGCTTGGCTGGGCCAACTCCTCGGTCAACCCAGTGATCTACGCTTTCAATATGGACTTTCGGAAGGCTTTCAGCAGCCTGTTGGGCTGCCACCACCGCCCTTGTTGGGCTCCAGGCAGGTCCGCCGTGGAGAGAGTCAACCTGAGCCACGAGCTGGTCTCCTATCACCACGACTCCTCCTCCCACAAGAGCGGAGGAGAGCCAGTTCCGTCACCTCTCCCCACCATTGCTGCCTGGCATCGATCCCTGCCCCACACAGTGAGctcccaaggaggaggagagagcaatggAGGAACCCTGCCAGAGAACGAGATGTTGTCCTCACATCAGGCCACTCAGAGGAGCAACAGCAAAAACCTTCACCTGCCAGCTTTGCTCCCCTCTGAATGTGAGGCTGTGGTATCTTTGGAGACTCTTGATCCCTTTGCAGAGATTACTGGGCACTAG